One Vibrio campbellii CAIM 519 = NBRC 15631 = ATCC 25920 genomic window carries:
- a CDS encoding DUF945 family protein yields MENLKKMGAIGGAISLALCWPLAVGQIGQSIIEDGIANMNDEMVKGEVVEYDRGYLSSVVLTRYTVVDPEIKAQLERDGLPTAFDVTSDVTHGLTSLSADSRLVDADFLPLTMHSQTQLNGNTDFTLDLASWNYQNDAQGMHLSSSPAQVKGNVTVLGDLNYQVSIPSVQIDFENGEEIHLAELTGEGKGKQAKGYWLGEQAFSLQKLDIVDAQLAPLLLIENASYSGNTSLNEAGDKLSSKLVLDAKQMRLTDGTDVDNFKLDFAIGDVDSKSFDEIMSIYQSSPMLDEQEIQKLLPHIDALFSKGFSLSVNELSLAFGEGKFRNEWQLSVPQGTDNITQDPMKLMTATSGSLNTYFSDELVDLYPFIQESVDELMVMELIEKKNDGYELKAQISDGKLKFENGQEFPLITLLMPALMQ; encoded by the coding sequence ATGGAAAATCTAAAAAAAATGGGTGCCATCGGTGGCGCTATTTCTCTTGCGCTATGTTGGCCGCTAGCGGTTGGTCAGATTGGTCAATCTATTATTGAAGACGGCATTGCCAATATGAACGATGAGATGGTGAAAGGCGAGGTTGTTGAATATGACCGCGGTTACTTATCTTCCGTTGTTTTGACGCGTTACACCGTGGTTGATCCAGAAATCAAAGCGCAGCTTGAACGTGATGGTTTGCCAACAGCATTTGATGTGACCAGTGACGTAACTCATGGTTTAACAAGCCTAAGTGCAGATTCTAGATTGGTAGACGCGGATTTCTTGCCGTTGACAATGCACAGCCAAACTCAGCTTAACGGTAATACCGATTTCACGCTTGATTTAGCGAGCTGGAACTACCAAAACGACGCTCAAGGCATGCACCTTTCATCAAGTCCTGCTCAGGTTAAAGGTAACGTGACAGTCCTTGGTGATTTGAACTACCAAGTGTCGATTCCTTCGGTACAGATTGATTTTGAAAACGGCGAAGAAATTCACCTTGCTGAATTGACTGGCGAGGGTAAAGGCAAACAAGCGAAAGGTTACTGGTTAGGTGAGCAAGCTTTCTCACTGCAAAAGCTGGATATAGTTGATGCACAACTGGCGCCTTTGCTCCTGATTGAAAATGCTAGCTACAGCGGCAATACCTCTCTCAACGAAGCGGGTGATAAGCTGAGTTCGAAACTGGTGTTGGATGCAAAGCAAATGCGTCTAACGGATGGAACAGATGTTGATAACTTCAAGCTGGACTTTGCTATTGGCGACGTAGATAGCAAATCGTTTGATGAGATCATGTCGATTTACCAAAGCTCGCCAATGCTTGATGAGCAAGAAATCCAAAAACTGTTGCCACATATTGATGCGCTCTTCAGCAAAGGCTTTAGTCTTTCTGTGAACGAACTGTCTTTGGCGTTTGGTGAAGGTAAGTTCCGTAACGAATGGCAACTGTCTGTTCCTCAAGGCACGGACAACATCACTCAAGACCCAATGAAGTTGATGACAGCAACGAGTGGTTCACTTAACACCTACTTCTCGGATGAGCTGGTGGATCTCTACCCATTCATTCAAGAAAGTGTTGATGAGTTGATGGTGATGGAGCTTATCGAGAAAAAAAACGACGGTTATGAACTAAAAGCGCAAATTTCGGATGGGAAATTGAAGTTCGAAAATGGACAAGAGTTTCCTTTAATCACACTGCTTATGCCAGCGTTGATGCAATAG
- a CDS encoding HDOD domain-containing protein translates to MEHLSFFWLPNNKDKLIKALESEFAQLVEQSISTGKISLPPIPDVVLRIQQLCTEEHTTIADVANALLEDPGLAAVVVRVANSVIFNRRNITCNDLITAVSRLGILRVRDIVTAQAIEQLKHSVNLTKECNSILVKSAAVSRELGATMVLVVQEFRKHEPATYGHLEQEKALLVGLLADIGLFCLINEYHLYLDRGNYLDPDIALQVFQTRCSATSKLVLERWGFDNDFREVSSNEKYEASRPEVSYLDIARIANHLLMFRNQDDRIEDHEVEFNLTGAEVLYDLSNMSDTDFQSEIKEVLSASGL, encoded by the coding sequence ATGGAACATCTATCATTTTTCTGGCTACCGAATAATAAAGATAAGCTTATAAAAGCACTTGAATCTGAGTTCGCTCAGCTGGTAGAACAATCTATTTCTACTGGCAAAATTTCTCTTCCTCCGATCCCTGATGTCGTACTCAGGATTCAGCAGCTTTGCACTGAAGAACACACCACCATCGCAGACGTTGCCAATGCGCTTTTAGAAGATCCTGGCCTAGCTGCTGTTGTCGTGCGTGTCGCGAACTCCGTTATCTTTAATCGTCGCAATATCACTTGCAATGATTTAATAACGGCGGTTTCTCGACTCGGTATTCTTCGCGTAAGAGACATTGTCACTGCACAAGCGATTGAACAATTAAAGCATTCAGTAAACTTAACCAAAGAATGTAATAGTATCTTAGTGAAAAGTGCCGCAGTTTCTCGTGAGCTTGGCGCAACCATGGTGTTGGTGGTTCAGGAGTTTCGTAAGCATGAACCTGCGACTTATGGTCATCTAGAACAAGAGAAGGCATTGTTGGTTGGTTTATTGGCGGACATAGGCTTGTTCTGCTTGATAAACGAATACCATTTGTATCTTGATCGCGGTAATTACCTCGATCCAGATATCGCATTGCAGGTATTCCAGACCCGCTGTTCTGCAACAAGTAAATTAGTGCTTGAGAGATGGGGCTTTGATAATGATTTCCGCGAAGTTTCATCTAATGAGAAATACGAAGCTTCACGTCCAGAGGTCAGCTACCTCGATATTGCTCGCATTGCTAATCACCTCTTGATGTTCCGTAATCAAGATGACCGTATCGAAGATCACGAAGTAGAGTTCAATTTAACTGGCGCCGAGGTCTTGTACGATCTCAGCAATATGAGTGATACTGACTTCCAAAGTGAAATTAAAGAAGTGCTTAGCGCAAGCGGCCTTTAA
- a CDS encoding ATP-binding protein — MNRYAVLCLDNNPISAEQFRLELSAFSSKFDILSVESIEEAQSALEYLEEREQKVALVIASHHAHFNGVDFLIGLDRKPHTEQARKILISCSSDIEAILTAVNEGRLDHCLTKPLPDKVLLNTAQKELTQFILRHDREDLLSYSQILDQHKLLRAHIENQMSNCQAGFLNDYHSLSDEELAEQVISALQHFFEQDDDNEACRTYSPEHLLTVEGEPNSFLWFITSGEVALYKRDELGMQREVVRHSKGNIIGGMSFVTGENSFSTALTLTQTEVIKLDRNEFRKVMQSDSNLLPLFTNLLLRHFNRRLQRSINTKLQLQKTLESLESAHQQLIEREKMAMLGQLVAGVAHELNNPIAAILRVVENLTQTLENLLTELPSHDIQEKGVDLLTRAQRVKPASTAELRERVKQLSNSLPDRNLAKKVVNLGLESDKALITALTRQKADSLQTLGTLEQYHQVGSSLRSINVCAARIADMVKSLKGYARFDNESLHFADLHEGIEDTLVIFENKLKMHKVTTDFAPLPHTLCQPIALQQVWTNLISNAIDAFPDKGELTIRSRSVEKNNQTYAVISFKDNGCGIPKSQQKAIFELNFTTKKEGNFGLGIGLSICQQIMASHKGWIEVESELNQYTCMTVWLPITQEGDEA, encoded by the coding sequence GTGAACCGCTACGCCGTATTGTGCCTTGACAACAATCCCATTAGTGCCGAGCAGTTTCGCTTGGAGTTGTCAGCTTTCTCGAGCAAGTTTGATATTCTGTCGGTAGAATCGATAGAAGAAGCCCAGAGTGCCTTGGAATATCTCGAAGAGAGAGAGCAAAAAGTGGCGCTCGTTATTGCTAGCCATCACGCGCATTTCAACGGCGTCGATTTTCTTATCGGTTTAGATCGTAAACCCCATACCGAGCAAGCTCGAAAGATCCTTATCAGTTGTTCTTCTGATATTGAGGCAATCTTAACCGCCGTCAATGAAGGACGCCTAGATCATTGCTTAACGAAACCACTGCCAGACAAGGTGCTGCTCAATACTGCACAAAAAGAACTCACCCAATTTATTCTTCGTCACGATAGAGAGGACTTACTTAGCTACAGCCAAATTCTCGACCAACACAAGTTGCTTCGTGCTCACATCGAAAATCAAATGAGCAACTGTCAAGCTGGCTTCTTGAACGACTACCACTCCCTTTCTGACGAAGAGCTGGCGGAACAAGTGATCAGCGCACTACAACATTTCTTTGAACAAGATGACGATAATGAAGCATGTCGAACCTACTCCCCAGAACACTTACTGACGGTAGAAGGCGAACCCAACAGTTTCTTGTGGTTTATAACCAGTGGTGAAGTTGCGCTGTACAAACGCGACGAGCTAGGAATGCAGCGTGAGGTGGTTCGTCACTCTAAAGGTAATATCATTGGCGGCATGTCCTTTGTCACCGGAGAAAACTCATTTTCTACGGCACTGACCCTGACTCAAACAGAAGTCATTAAGCTAGATAGAAACGAATTCCGCAAAGTAATGCAGAGCGATTCAAACTTATTACCGCTCTTTACTAACCTGCTCCTCCGTCATTTCAACCGACGATTGCAACGCAGCATCAACACCAAGTTACAACTACAAAAAACTCTGGAGTCTCTAGAATCTGCCCACCAGCAACTTATTGAGAGAGAGAAAATGGCGATGCTTGGGCAACTTGTCGCCGGCGTTGCCCATGAGTTAAACAACCCTATCGCAGCCATTCTCCGCGTGGTGGAAAATCTGACGCAGACACTGGAGAATCTGCTCACAGAACTCCCTAGCCACGACATTCAAGAAAAGGGCGTTGATTTGTTGACTAGAGCCCAAAGGGTTAAGCCAGCCTCAACCGCGGAGTTAAGAGAGCGCGTTAAACAGCTTAGCAACTCCCTGCCAGACAGGAACCTAGCCAAAAAAGTCGTGAACCTTGGGCTCGAATCCGATAAAGCGTTGATAACAGCTCTTACTCGTCAAAAAGCGGATTCATTACAGACATTAGGAACATTAGAGCAATATCATCAAGTCGGCTCATCACTTCGCTCGATAAATGTTTGTGCTGCCCGCATTGCCGACATGGTGAAGAGCTTGAAGGGATATGCACGTTTCGATAATGAAAGTTTGCACTTTGCTGATCTGCATGAAGGCATTGAAGATACGTTAGTGATCTTTGAAAACAAGCTCAAAATGCACAAGGTCACTACTGACTTCGCTCCGCTGCCTCATACGCTCTGCCAACCCATTGCGCTGCAGCAAGTATGGACCAACCTGATTTCCAACGCGATTGATGCCTTCCCCGATAAAGGCGAGCTGACTATTCGATCGCGATCGGTCGAGAAAAATAATCAAACGTACGCTGTCATCTCATTCAAAGACAACGGATGCGGCATCCCAAAATCACAACAAAAAGCCATTTTTGAACTCAACTTTACAACCAAGAAAGAAGGCAATTTCGGCTTAGGAATCGGACTTTCTATCTGCCAACAAATTATGGCTAGCCATAAAGGCTGGATAGAGGTGGAGTCTGAACTCAACCAGTACACTTGCATGACCGTCTGGTTACCTATCACTCAAGAAGGAGATGAAGCATGA
- a CDS encoding TfoX/Sxy family DNA transformation protein, translating into MDMTDQAFFKYVSNFSEYQKRSMFGGIGLFSNDAMFALVSNDCCYLRGGNGLDEEFTQLNCEKYKHVKKQTTATVNYYDVTELFDSGFAGLDELLQKSINFSIKERKYQKSSASRRLRDLPNMQLTLERMVKKAGIDDVDTFLELGPVEVFNKVKVAYGSDVDVKLLWKFAGAIDGIHWKLIQEPRKKQLLAMCE; encoded by the coding sequence ATGGACATGACAGACCAAGCTTTTTTTAAATATGTAAGCAATTTTAGTGAGTACCAAAAACGTTCAATGTTCGGCGGTATTGGTTTATTCAGCAACGACGCAATGTTTGCTCTGGTAAGTAACGACTGCTGTTACTTGCGCGGTGGCAATGGCCTCGATGAAGAGTTTACTCAACTAAACTGTGAAAAATATAAGCACGTCAAAAAACAAACGACGGCAACGGTAAATTATTACGATGTAACAGAATTGTTTGATTCCGGTTTTGCTGGGTTGGATGAGCTGTTACAAAAATCAATTAATTTTTCTATCAAGGAACGCAAATACCAAAAGTCTTCAGCCAGTAGACGTTTGCGTGATCTACCGAATATGCAGCTAACGCTAGAGCGTATGGTAAAGAAAGCGGGTATTGATGACGTAGACACGTTTTTGGAGCTTGGCCCAGTAGAAGTCTTCAACAAAGTAAAAGTGGCATACGGCAGTGATGTAGATGTTAAGCTGCTTTGGAAGTTTGCTGGTGCGATTGATGGTATCCATTGGAAACTGATCCAAGAACCACGCAAGAAGCAGCTACTGGCTATGTGTGAATAA
- a CDS encoding response regulator, whose protein sequence is MTKYLILCVDDEREVLDSVLQDLIPFEDNFVVEGAESVTEAKQVIEEMAEDGIQLALILCDHIMPEQTGISFLIELSQNGDTKSARKLLLTGQAGLEDTVEAVNHGSLDYYIAKPWKGEELREATTSQLTAFMIENDDNLLSWTSILDAEAILNAMADRRASFGE, encoded by the coding sequence ATGACTAAATATCTGATTTTGTGCGTGGATGATGAAAGAGAAGTCTTGGATAGTGTCCTTCAGGATTTGATTCCATTTGAAGATAACTTTGTGGTCGAAGGCGCGGAGTCCGTCACGGAAGCCAAACAAGTGATTGAAGAAATGGCGGAAGATGGCATTCAGCTCGCCCTCATTCTTTGTGACCACATCATGCCAGAGCAGACTGGTATAAGCTTCTTAATCGAGCTCAGTCAAAATGGTGACACAAAATCGGCACGTAAACTCTTGCTCACCGGGCAAGCAGGCCTAGAAGACACCGTTGAAGCTGTAAATCATGGAAGTCTCGATTACTACATCGCCAAGCCATGGAAAGGTGAAGAACTGCGAGAAGCCACCACGTCTCAACTGACTGCTTTTATGATAGAAAATGATGACAATCTGTTGTCGTGGACCTCAATTCTGGATGCAGAAGCCATCCTCAATGCAATGGCTGACAGACGAGCAAGCTTCGGCGAATAA